A genome region from Anolis carolinensis isolate JA03-04 chromosome 6, rAnoCar3.1.pri, whole genome shotgun sequence includes the following:
- the LOC134292576 gene encoding zonadhesin-like has translation MSPIPDFVSCCSLCSFFSHFRAKQTHGVELLQKSFATKSALPSCDFDDAERPFCGWTQSEDGGGQWLRGDGPRPGQSPGPPGGKPERREYYIYPEAGKTVQLQSPALDPDAAEICVEFLYYLYSFSAGAQLVVKVQDASGNVSTLWTKGGMQSSSWLLGTVTVQNPVRRPFQVVFAATQAEKMEINMGLDSISIRVGPCSPCVTGCDFDTTDDLCGWENPAEGDIQWEQWPGAGDDPNVGPEDDFSKPGFGSYMLLDSLDPKSSGTALLKSPPYESPGGCLSLDFHYTLHGVSSDTTLKVYAAAVAGRHAHSLAQPSPRGPCRNNGLYIVGNVHSLLK, from the exons ATGTCGCCCATCCCAGattttgtttcctgctgctcacTTTGTTCGTTCTTCTCTCATTTCAGGGCAAAACAGACCCATGGTGTTGAATTATTGCAAAAATCCTTTGCCACAAAAT CCGCCCTCCCCAGCTGTGACTTTGACGATGCCGAGCGCCCTTTCTGTGGCTGGACCCAATCCGAGGACGGTGGCGGCCAGTGGCTCCGAGGGGATGGGCCAAGGCCTGGGCAGAGCCCTGGACCTCCAGGAGGGAAGCCTGAACGGA GAGAATATTACATCTACCCAGAAGCGGGGAAAACGGTGCAGCTGCAAAGCCCAGCTCTGGATCCAGATGCAGCCGAGATCTGCGTGGAATTCCTCTACTACCTGTACAGCTTCAGTGCTGGTGCCCAGTTGGTGGTAAAGGTCCAGGATGCTTCAGGGAACGTCTCAACGCTGTGGACCAAAGGAGGGATGCAGAGTTCGTCCTGGTTGCTGGGGACCGTGACCGTACAGAACCCTGTCCGGCGTCCCTTTCAG GTTGTGTTTGCAGCCACCCAGGCTGAGAAGATGGAAATCAATATGGGGCTGGACTCCATCTCCATCAGGGTCGGACCTTGCTCAC CCTGTGTGACCGGCTGTGATTTTGACACTACGGATGACCTCTGCGGATGGGAGAACCCGGCTGAAGGGGACATCCAGTGGGAGCAGTGGCCTGGGGCAGGGGATGACCCCAACGTGGGACCGGAGGACGACTTCTCCAAACCTGGAT TCGGCTCCTACATGTTGCTGGATTCCCTGGACCCAAAAAGCAGCGGGACAGCCCTCCTCAAAAGCCCTCCGTACGAGTCCCCGGGGGGCTGCCTCTCCCTCGACTTCCATTACACTCTCCATGGTGTCTCCAGTGATACAACGCTCAAGGTCTATGCAGCGGCTGTGGCAGGTAGGCATGCACACTCTCTGGCCCAGCCAAGCCCAAGGGGCCCTTGTCGGAATAATGGTTTATATATTGTGGGAAATGTTCACTCATTGTTAAAGTAA